The window GCGTTGATGCTGCAAGGGACTAATGTCTGGATGATGAATCAGCAGGTTGCTGCTCTCAAGGCGGCGATAAAGGCCAACGATTATCCTGGCTCGGTGACGCAATTCGGGTTCTTGTTGATGGGGATGCACTCAGCCCTGCATTGCGGGATCGGCGTTATTCATGGGCTCAGCAATGCCACCTCGGCTGAACCATCGAACAGCGTCCTGCTTCTGGATGAGGGGCGTGAGAGCAGCTCTGGGCCTGGCTATGAAACTGAGGGCGCGGTGGGAGCGCCGATGACAACAGCTGCGACCTCTGCCCACAGCCCGTTTTGGGCTGTCACCGCTGACGGGTATATCGCCGAGCGTCCCGTCGGCCGAAAAATCAGCAGCCTGGACTGGAACGGCAACGCCATTGTGGAGGGCGGTGCGCGGGGGATTCTGCTGGGCGGCATCAATGAAAAACACTACATGCTTAACGGCCTGGCACATCGCACAGTCATGGGGCTCAACGGGCCTGAGTTACGTCCGCTACATACCCTGGACCTCGAAGCCGGGCAGTGGAGAAAACCTGCTCAGGGGGCTGGCAGCGCTACGCAGTTTTCCCGCACCCATACCGAAGCATTCCCTACTGCATTCAGCGGCCGACCTGAGCGTCCGCAGGCGCCTGCCAATGCGGTCAGCTGGTACGACAATTGTGTCGCGACGCTGGACGAGGTCTCGACCGAGGCCACCGATCTGCAAGGCAGTACGACCCGCAAAAACATGGCTATCGGCGTCATCGAGCAAAAATACGTCACCGAGCGCGACGGCCATATTGAGCTGCTGGAACATGCTGGAAACCTGGGTGGCAAGACGCGCTTCATTCGCGCCGATGGCAGCGAGGTGCAAGTCAGTGCAACGCTGCCCGTCATGCCGACCTTCAAGCCGGAGATTCAGGCGCGAATCATTGCGGCCAAAGGCATGTTTGTCACCGTCGAAATCCGCGAAACCCTTGAAGGGCTGATCGGCAAAAAGACCGTCGCCGGCGTCCTGGCCACCAAGGCCTCGGGTGGCGGGCAGGAGCTGGTGATTGAAGCTGACCGAGGCGTGCATTACCGGGGCGCGCTGGCGGCTGGAGACGCCCTGGCACTGGTGCCGGGAGAAACCTCAACTGACCAGCAGCCCATCGAACTGAAACTGAGCAAGATCAATCCCCAGGCCGACCCCAAGCGCGCGTCTCCCCAGCTGTACCTTCAACCCGATTACCGCGACAGCGTTGCCCATGACGACTTTGCCCTTGAGTTGTTCTACGGCGCAAAAGCCGCCAACGAAGCCTACGCGCGCAACCCACAATGGGTGACCGACAACATCACGGCGGTGAGCAAGATCAAGGCGCAATTGCCGACATCCATTACCACGGTGGATAACCCGTTCTATGTGCTCGATACCCGGCCGGAGCACGCGATTCTCTTCGCCCCGCGTAATCAGGCCGCGTTGGCCAACACCTTGCTGGGCAAGACCATCGAATGGGGCGCGGCGTCCAGCGCTCGCGCAGTGGCGCTTGGGGAAAACGTGTTGCGTCAGGTCGGGCCGGGCAAGCCGCTGCTCACATCCAGTGAAGCCATAGCGCCACTGGCCGCCGACAGAATTGCTCTTGTCCGCCAGCTCAAACAGGCGCTGGGGCACAACGATTTACTCCTGGCTGAGGTGCAGACCCGGAGTGGAGCCAAGGTCTACTTTGCCCACTCTCCGGCTGAGCAACTGCGAGTGACGGCCGCCGCCAGCCGCGATGAACTCCACCTGAGCCATTCAGGCTCGATCATTGATTGTATTGAAGCCCACTATCCTGACCCCTCTGTGATCAAGGACATTGTTGTGCTGTCGGTGGCTGAAGTCTGCGAGGCTGATAGCCGCCGCATCTTTGTATCTTCGCAGCGCGGTTATACCTACCAGTCAGTGACCAGCCTTGAAATACCCCAGGCCGAACCGCAGTTGATCGGCCCTCAATTGCAGTTGCATATCAGCGACGATCAATACGCCGAGCGGGCCAGACACATCACCATCCCCAGCGATTCGGTTGATGTGTCCAGCGCCACCTTTGTAGATGCCGGCCCCCGCAGAGGCAGTTTCTCAGTCAATGGGCGTGATTACGTAAAACTGGATAACGGCAAGCTTTACCGAGCGCATTGGGATAACAGCCACAGTGTTTTCGTCCTGGTGCCGCCCGAAGGCAAACTGCTGGGCAGCCTGTGGTCTTATCCCTGGGTACGTTATGTCGGCGGGCGTGAATTCACGCTGATCAATCGGCCGGGGCTCAAGGGGGGGAACTGGGAAGCTCGGGCGGTCGACTCGATCAGAACCAGAAATTACGAACGCTCGACTGTTGCTACAGGGCGATTGACTTCGGCACAGCTCAGGAACAGTGCTGAGCTGCAAGTGCATCATGAAGATGTACACCTGTTTGACGACGGCACCGCCCTGCAAAACGGAAAACTCAATGTGCCGAGCAAGTTGTTTGGCAGCAGCCGGGTCAATCGAAGTGGCTTTGTGACGCTTAAGTCCATGATCGAAGTCCCGCAAAGCTGCATCTCCAGTACCGAGTTACTGGTATCCAGATATGCCGGTGGGACCTCCGAGTTTGACTACGCGGGCGAGCGTCTTGGTAACGCGACTGCGCTGGTTCCCAACGTGGAAGTGGTTGCGCTGGACGACGATCAGGAAGTGACCCTGAATATCTCAACCACTGAGCTGGATGAATGGGTCGGTAAAGACGGACACTCGGACTATTTCAGCGATACCGGTTCATTTCCGGAGATGGGTGAAGGTATAGGCTTCATCGAGCGCAATGGTGTGACAGGAGCGAAGTCGTCGGAGTACGAGTTTCACTTCATGTTCATCACCGGGAAAATTCTCGACCAGAACGGAGTGACCACCGCCGTGCTCGCCACCGACTTGTCCGAGCCGTCACGGGCGCACAAGACACCCACACCGGAGCTGCCAAGAAGTCGCAACTGGAACACCCACATCTACCGGTCGATTGCCGAGATGCGCGGGGTGGCTGGGCCTGACGTAAACGCCTATCCCAGCGACCAGTATTATTCGGTGCTGGTGCGGGCGGTAAATGAGGGTTGAATGCATGAAAGACAAGGGCGACATCGCGTCGCCCTTGTCTGAAACCACTTACGCTGCGCTGAACAACTTGTGCGGATCGATCACAAACTTCTTCGGCACGCCTGCATCGAACTCGCCGTAACCACGCGGTGCGTCGTCCAGGCTGATGACTTCGACACCCACGATGTCAGCGATCTTGATGCGATCCCACATGATGGCTTGCATGAGTTGGCGGTTGTACTTCATGACCGGGGTCTGGCCGGTGTGGAAGCTGTGGGATTTCGCCCAGCCCAGGCCAAAGCGGATGCTCAGGCTACCCATTTTTGCTGCGGCGTCCACAGCACCTGGATCCTCAGTCACATACAGGCCGGGAATACCGATTTTGCCTGCCACACGCACCACACCCATCAGCGAGTTGAGTACGGTGGCCGGTGCTTCATGTTGCACGCCTGCATGGCCGTGGCCGCGCGCTTCGAAGCCCACCGCGTCAACGGCGCAATCTACTTCCGGTTCGCCCAGCAGCGCAGCGATCTGCTCGTGCAGCGGGGTGTCCAGGGACAGGTCGGCGATTTCAAAACCCTGGGCCTTGGCGTGAATCAGCCGCGTCGGGTTGACGTCACCGATGATCACCACCGCCGCACCCAGCAGGCGGGCGGATGCGGCAGCGGCCAGGCCAACGGGACCTGCGCCAGCGATATACACCGTGCTGCCAGGCCCGACGCCTGCTGTGACTGCACCGTGATAACCGGTTGGCAGGATGTCGGAGAGGCAGGTCAGGTCGCGGATTTTTTCCATGGCCCGATCGCGGTCAGGCAGCTTGAGCAGGTTGAAGTCGGCGTACGGCACCAGCACGTATTCCGCCTGGCCACCGGTCCAGTCGCCCATGTCGACGTAACCGTATGCGCCGCCGGGGCGGGCCGGGTTCACCGAAAGGCACACACCTGTGTGTTGCTCTTTGCAAGAGCGGCACAGACCGCAGGCGACGTTGAAAGGCACCGAGACCAGATCACCGATTTTCAGGTTCTCGACGCCGGTGCCTTTTTCGATCACTTCGCCGGTGATTTCATGGCCCAGCACCAGGCCGGTCTGGGCAGTGGTACGGCCGCGAACCATGTGTTGGTCCGAGCCACAAATGTTGGTTGAGACTACCCGCAGGATGACTCCGTGTTCGATCTTGCGACCACGCGGGTCCTGCATTTTCGGGTAAGCGATATTCTGTACTTCGACCTTGCCAGCGCCGAGATACACCACGCCACGATTGTCAGCCATTTGTTCACCTCGATTTTGTTGTTATTCAGTGAGCTTCAAGCTGCAAGCTATAAGCGGCAAGCAAAAGCCTGCTACCCATCTCCTGTGATTGAAGCGTGTCTCCAGTTTTCCTGCTTTTCCTCTTGAAGCTTGTGGCTTGAAGCTTGCCGCTACAGGACCACCGTCCTGTTAGCATTCAAAAATACCCGCCGCTCAATGTGATACCCCACCGCCCGTGCCAGTGTCAGGCCTTCGATGTCGCGGCCTTTGGCGATCAGGTCTTCGGGGTAGTGGCTGTGATCCACCACTTCCACGCCCTGAGCGATGATCGGGCCTTCGTCCAGGTCGTTGTTGATGTAATGCGCCGTCGCACCCACCAGCTTCACGCCCTTGTTGTACGCCTGATGGTAAGGCTTGGCACCCTTGAAGCCTGGCAACAGCGAGTGGTGAATGTTGATCGCCTTGCCGTCCAGCTTGCGGCACAGGTCCGGCGACAGCACTTGCATGTAGCGGGCAAGGATCACCAGCTCGGCACCGGACTCTTCGATCACCTGCCAGACTTTGCTTTCCTGAGCAGGCTTGTCGTTGGGGTCCAGCGGGAAATGGTAGTACGGAATTTCATGCCAGCGCGCCAAAGGCTCCAGGTCCGGATGGTTGGACACCACGGCGACCACGTCCATGGACAGCTGGCCGATGCGCTGGCGGTAGAGCAAATCGTTGAGGCAGTGATCGGCCTTGGAGACCATGATCACCACTTTTGGGCGGTAATTCGGTGCAGTGAGCTCGAAGATCATGCCGAACGCTTCGCCACGCTCTTTGAGGCCGGCGCGGAAGCCTTGCTCGTCAAAGCCATCCGGCTGACGGAATTCCACACGGATGAAGAAGCGACCGGAAAGCCGGTCATCGAAGGAGTGGTGCTCAGTGACGTAGCAGCCCTGCTCGAACAGATAGCGGGTCACCGCGTCCACCGTGCCCAGCACGCTTGGGCAGTCGGCAGTCAGAATCCATGTGTCGGGGGCGCGGCTCATATGTTTTCCTTGTCTGATGCTTTCCCTGTGGGACCGGCTTTAGCCGGGAAGAGGTCGGTACATCCAATACACATTCTGCGTCAGGAATGCCGTCTTCCCGGCTGAAGCCGGTCCCACAGTGGTAATCCGTGGAAAATTGTTCAAGCCTGAACGGTCAGGCCGTATTCAGCACTCGCATCCTGCAACCACATCCACCAGTAATCGGCGAAGCTGCGGCGGATCAGCAACTCCCAGGTTTCTTCGCCCGTGCGACGGATCACCAACTGCGATTTGGCGAACACCGTGCCTACCGCTTTACCCACCGGGAAGCTGTCCGGGTGCACGTCGTAGCTGGTGGACTTCATCAGCACTTCGCGGACTTTCGGGCCGCTCAGTTCGAGGATCGATTGGCCGCCGCTGACATTGACGATAGCGATGTGCAGACCGGTCAGTGCTTCGCGCAGTTTCTGCTCGACGGCGAATTCTTCACCGCCTGGCACGATCAGCAGCCATTCATCCGGGCCAAGCCATTGCAGGGAGCTTTCGCCGCTGATCACCAGCGCGAGCGCGCCCGGCAATTCCATGCCCAGCGCCTTATGGACGCCTGCGGCGAAGGCTGGATCATGCGCGTCGCCACGAAGGGTCAGGTGGCCGAGCAATTTCTTGTCACGCAGGAACACGCCAGGGTTGGCGCGACCTTTACCGACCAGGCTGCTGAGGTCGGCATGGAACAGCGATGACTCGGCTTTTGCGCCGGTCGTTGGCCGCTGCTGGTAAACGTTGGCTGTGGTCATAGAGCACCTGTTCTGAATTCTGTTGTCGAGCATTGGCTGAGCCTGTAGGAGCTGCCGCAGGCTGCGAAAGGGCTCAATCGCGCTGTCGCTTCGCGCCAGTTCGCAGCCTTCGGCAGCTCCTACAGGTGGAGCATCACTCCACGTTCTGCTGCTCACCCTTCGGATCGAAGAACACCGAGGACACGATTTCGGCTTCGATCACGCTGCCGTCGGCTTGCGGCGAGAACACCCGCTCACCCATGCGCTTGAGGCCGCCTTTGACCACGCCCATGGCAAACGAATAACCCAGGGAGTTCGACGCATAGCTGGAAGTCACGTGACCGATCATGGTCATTGGGATCGACTGTTTAGGGTCGACCACCAGTTGCGCGCCTTCCGGCAGCCACTTGTTCGGATCAATCGGCTTGAGGCCTACCAGCTGTTTGCGTTGGTCGCGCACCACGTCTTCACGGGCCATGCCGCGTTGGCCGATCCAGGAGAACGGTTTGGTGCGGCCGACACACCAGCCCATGTTCAGGTCGTCCGGGGTCATCGAGCCGTCGGTATCCTGGCCCACGATGATGAAACCCTTCTCGGCGCGCAGCACGTGCATGGTCTCGGTGCCGTACGGCGTCAGGTTGTACTTTTTGCCGGCTTCGATGATCTGTTCCAGCACACCCATGGCGTAGTCAGCCTGAATGTTGACTTCATACGACAGCTCGCCGGTAAACGAGATACGGAACACCCGCGCCGGAACACCACCGACCTGGCCTTCTTTCCAGGTCATGAACGGGAATTCTTCACGGCCCAGATCAATATCGGTCACTTCGCTGAGCAGCTTGCGGCTGTTCGGGCCGGACAGGGTCAGGGTCGCGTAATGGTCGGTCACGGAGGTGAAGTACACCTTCAGATCAGGCCATTCGGTCTGTTGGTAGATTTCCAGCCATTGCAGTACGCGAGCCGCGCCGCCGGTAGTGGTGGTCATGATGAAATGGTTGTCGGCGACACAGGCGGTAACCCCGTCGTCGAAGACCATGCCGTCTTCTTTACACATCAGGCCGTAACGCGCCTTGCCCACGTCGAGCTTGGTCCAGGCGTTGGTGTAGATGCGGTTCAGGAACTCACGGGCATCCGGGCCTTGAATGTCGATCTTGCCCAGGGTCGAGGCGTCCAGCAGGCCGACGCTTGCGCGCACGGCTTTGCATTCGCGCTCAACCGCAGCGTGGATGTCTTCACCGGCTTTCGGGAAGTACCAAGGGCGTTTCCACTGACCGACGTCTTCGAATTCAGCACCATTTTTAACGTGCCAGGCGTGCAGCGCGGTGAAGCGCACAGGCTCGAAGATGTGGCCACAGTGCCGACCGGCAATGGCGCCGAAGGTCACTGGCGTGTAGTTCGGGCGGAACATGGTGGTGCCCATTTCCGGGATGGTCACGTTCAGCGAACGGGCGGCGATGGCCAGACCGTTAACGTTGCCCAGCTTGCCCTGATCAGTGCCGAAGCCCAGCGCGGTGTAGCGTTTGACGTGCTCCACCGACTCGAAACCTTCACGGGTCGCCAGCTCAATGGCGGCAGCGGTGACGTCGTTCTGCAAGTCGACGAATTGCTTCGGCGCACGGGCAGTCGGTTTGTCATGAGGCACCTGGAACAGCGCCAGGGTCGGCTCTTCAGCGCGGCTCAAGGCTTTGGGCAAGACGCCTTCGACTACGTTGAAACCGGCTTCACTGGCAGCGCGTACGCCGCCTTCAAACCCATCTGCCAGGGTGTCGCCCAAGGCGTAGACGCCATTGACGCCGCCGACGCAGACGCGTTTCTGTGGCGCTTCGCCCGGTACGAAACCGAGGATGTCTTCACGCCAGACCGGCTTGCCGCCCAGGTGCGAAGCCAGGTGAACGATAGGGCTGTAGCCCCCGGAGCTGGCGATCAAGTCGCAGTCGAGCCATTCGCCAGGGCTGGTGACACGATGAGCTTTGACGTCGATGGCGGCGATGCGCGCGGCGGTCACGTGCTTGCTGCCACGAGCCTCGATCACGGCGCTGCCGGTCAGGATGCGGATACCTTTGGCGCGTGCTTCTTCAACCAGCGCGCCCCGTGGGTTGTGCCGTGCATCAGCGATGGCCACCACTTGCAGGCTGGCGTCGAGCCAGTCCAGCGCCACGCGGTAGGCGTGATCGTTGT of the Paucimonas lemoignei genome contains:
- the gcvT_1 gene encoding sarcosine oxidase subunit alpha, with amino-acid sequence MSQINRLPNGGRIDRSKVLNFNFNGQTYQGFEGDTLAAALLANGVDVIGRSFKYSRPRGIFAAGSEEPNAVLQIGATEATQIPNVRATQQALYSGLVATSTNGWPSVNNDVMGILGKVGGKLMPPGFYYKTFMYPQSFWMTYEKYIRKAAGLGRSPTENDPDTYDNMNQHCDVLIVGAGPAGLAAALAAARSGARVILADEQEEFGGSLLDSRESLDGKPAAEWVATVIAELKGLKNVVLLPRATVNGYHDHNFLTIHERLTDHLGDRAPIGQVRQRMHRVRAKRVVLASGTHERPLVYGNNDVPGNMLAGAVSTYVRRYGVAPGKKLVLSTNNDHAYRVALDWLDASLQVVAIADARHNPRGALVEEARAKGIRILTGSAVIEARGSKHVTAARIAAIDVKAHRVTSPGEWLDCDLIASSGGYSPIVHLASHLGGKPVWREDILGFVPGEAPQKRVCVGGVNGVYALGDTLADGFEGGVRAASEAGFNVVEGVLPKALSRAEEPTLALFQVPHDKPTARAPKQFVDLQNDVTAAAIELATREGFESVEHVKRYTALGFGTDQGKLGNVNGLAIAARSLNVTIPEMGTTMFRPNYTPVTFGAIAGRHCGHIFEPVRFTALHAWHVKNGAEFEDVGQWKRPWYFPKAGEDIHAAVERECKAVRASVGLLDASTLGKIDIQGPDAREFLNRIYTNAWTKLDVGKARYGLMCKEDGMVFDDGVTACVADNHFIMTTTTGGAARVLQWLEIYQQTEWPDLKVYFTSVTDHYATLTLSGPNSRKLLSEVTDIDLGREEFPFMTWKEGQVGGVPARVFRISFTGELSYEVNIQADYAMGVLEQIIEAGKKYNLTPYGTETMHVLRAEKGFIIVGQDTDGSMTPDDLNMGWCVGRTKPFSWIGQRGMAREDVVRDQRKQLVGLKPIDPNKWLPEGAQLVVDPKQSIPMTMIGHVTSSYASNSLGYSFAMGVVKGGLKRMGERVFSPQADGSVIEAEIVSSVFFDPKGEQQNVE
- the purU2 gene encoding formyltetrahydrofolate deformylase PurU → MSRAPDTWILTADCPSVLGTVDAVTRYLFEQGCYVTEHHSFDDRLSGRFFIRVEFRQPDGFDEQGFRAGLKERGEAFGMIFELTAPNYRPKVVIMVSKADHCLNDLLYRQRIGQLSMDVVAVVSNHPDLEPLARWHEIPYYHFPLDPNDKPAQESKVWQVIEESGAELVILARYMQVLSPDLCRKLDGKAINIHHSLLPGFKGAKPYHQAYNKGVKLVGATAHYINNDLDEGPIIAQGVEVVDHSHYPEDLIAKGRDIEGLTLARAVGYHIERRVFLNANRTVVL
- a CDS encoding sarcosine oxidase subunit gamma; its protein translation is MTTANVYQQRPTTGAKAESSLFHADLSSLVGKGRANPGVFLRDKKLLGHLTLRGDAHDPAFAAGVHKALGMELPGALALVISGESSLQWLGPDEWLLIVPGGEEFAVEQKLREALTGLHIAIVNVSGGQSILELSGPKVREVLMKSTSYDVHPDSFPVGKAVGTVFAKSQLVIRRTGEETWELLIRRSFADYWWMWLQDASAEYGLTVQA
- the fdhA gene encoding zinc-containing alcohol dehydrogenase superfamily protein, whose translation is MADNRGVVYLGAGKVEVQNIAYPKMQDPRGRKIEHGVILRVVSTNICGSDQHMVRGRTTAQTGLVLGHEITGEVIEKGTGVENLKIGDLVSVPFNVACGLCRSCKEQHTGVCLSVNPARPGGAYGYVDMGDWTGGQAEYVLVPYADFNLLKLPDRDRAMEKIRDLTCLSDILPTGYHGAVTAGVGPGSTVYIAGAGPVGLAAAASARLLGAAVVIIGDVNPTRLIHAKAQGFEIADLSLDTPLHEQIAALLGEPEVDCAVDAVGFEARGHGHAGVQHEAPATVLNSLMGVVRVAGKIGIPGLYVTEDPGAVDAAAKMGSLSIRFGLGWAKSHSFHTGQTPVMKYNRQLMQAIMWDRIKIADIVGVEVISLDDAPRGYGEFDAGVPKKFVIDPHKLFSAA